One genomic window of Microscilla marina ATCC 23134 includes the following:
- a CDS encoding fibronectin type III domain-containing protein: protein MSLNVGEDSPFTELSIIKTLGNTPVSPSSLNALTLSQTEIQLEWQDNSTNETGFEVYRGNTSMSFVLLTTLAANEVFYIDEGLDSKTTYRYIIRATGAEGSSPPSDTVNATTLSNAPLSPFELNVITVSGSELQLDWQDDSNNEIGFIIYRATEQFGSDEKVIDTVSTNITTYLDKGLVNQKKYFYRVKAYNNDGPSDNSTNTASGITANVPLVPFNIQSTPLSPTSLGISWSINTPPSAEKKGRWVYHRSSQFYKA, encoded by the coding sequence GTGTCTTTGAATGTTGGTGAAGATTCACCCTTTACCGAGCTTTCAATTATCAAAACATTGGGGAATACCCCTGTATCGCCCAGTAGTCTCAATGCTTTGACGCTGTCACAAACCGAAATTCAACTTGAATGGCAAGACAATTCTACCAATGAAACGGGCTTTGAGGTTTATCGAGGTAACACAAGCATGAGCTTTGTGTTGCTTACTACGCTTGCTGCCAATGAAGTTTTTTATATCGACGAGGGGTTAGACTCCAAAACGACCTATCGTTACATCATACGAGCTACAGGAGCCGAGGGCTCATCTCCACCTAGTGATACCGTAAATGCTACTACTTTGTCTAATGCCCCATTGAGCCCGTTTGAGTTAAATGTAATTACGGTATCAGGCAGTGAACTTCAGCTTGATTGGCAAGATGACTCAAACAATGAAATTGGATTTATTATTTACCGTGCTACCGAACAGTTTGGGAGTGATGAGAAAGTAATTGATACTGTATCTACCAATATTACTACCTATTTAGACAAAGGCTTGGTTAACCAAAAAAAGTACTTTTATCGGGTAAAGGCATACAATAATGATGGACCCTCAGACAATAGTACTAATACTGCCTCTGGTATTACTGCCAATGTACCCTTGGTACCTTTCAACATTCAATCTACTCCATTATCTCCCACATCTTTAGGGATTAGTTGGTCGATAAATACTCCACCTTCTGCCGAAAAGAAAGGCAGATGGGTTTACCATCGAAGCAGCCAGTTTTACAAGGCATAG